A window of Pirellula sp. SH-Sr6A contains these coding sequences:
- the proB gene encoding glutamate 5-kinase — translation MEDRKQLLVEAETWIVKVGSRSLTGEDGRLDRGQVANLARQLIRLADAGKRVVLVSSGAVASGVGRLGLPGRPTDLATLQAVAAIGQTHLIQVYEQTFAEYGRVAAQVLLTASELDDRVAYLNTRNTLRRLLELGAIPIINENDTVAVDELKTTFGDNDRLAGMVAGLLEGSLLVILSDVRGLYDRDPSDPDARVLPLVEQIDESIDDLVRDRKTGISKGGMASKLTTAKFVTLSGQGVVIAWGRETDVLVRLSQGEELGTVFMPQSKTLAPRKRWIGFSAQPSGILVVDDGAVRAMKGEGRSLLAIGIQSIVGDFGKGDIVSVQSSDSHEIARGLVNYNAEQLRRIQGCRSDRIQQILGQCPYEEVIHRDNLTVI, via the coding sequence ATGGAAGATCGAAAGCAACTTTTAGTCGAAGCGGAAACTTGGATTGTCAAGGTGGGATCTCGATCGCTCACCGGGGAGGATGGCAGGTTGGATCGAGGGCAAGTCGCGAACTTAGCTAGGCAGCTGATCCGTCTGGCCGACGCAGGCAAACGGGTTGTTCTCGTATCCAGCGGCGCGGTGGCCAGCGGAGTGGGACGCTTGGGATTGCCCGGGAGACCGACCGATTTGGCGACGTTGCAGGCGGTCGCCGCGATCGGCCAAACCCACTTGATCCAAGTCTACGAACAGACGTTCGCGGAATACGGCCGCGTCGCGGCGCAAGTCCTCCTGACCGCCTCGGAACTCGATGACCGCGTGGCCTATCTCAATACTCGGAACACCCTGCGCAGACTCTTGGAACTCGGCGCGATTCCGATCATCAACGAGAATGACACCGTCGCGGTCGATGAGCTGAAGACCACCTTTGGGGACAACGACCGCTTGGCTGGAATGGTCGCAGGTTTGCTCGAAGGGAGTTTGCTAGTCATCTTGTCCGATGTGCGCGGCCTCTACGATCGAGATCCGAGCGATCCCGATGCCCGCGTTCTTCCTCTCGTCGAACAGATCGATGAATCCATCGACGATCTCGTTCGCGATCGCAAAACCGGAATCAGCAAAGGAGGCATGGCAAGCAAATTGACGACGGCCAAGTTCGTCACGCTGAGCGGTCAAGGAGTCGTGATCGCTTGGGGAAGAGAAACCGATGTGCTGGTTCGACTTTCCCAAGGGGAAGAGCTCGGCACCGTCTTCATGCCGCAATCCAAAACGTTGGCACCTCGCAAACGCTGGATCGGGTTCTCCGCTCAGCCCTCCGGTATCTTGGTGGTCGACGATGGTGCGGTCCGCGCCATGAAAGGAGAAGGCCGAAGCTTGCTGGCTATCGGTATCCAGTCGATTGTCGGCGATTTCGGCAAAGGGGATATCGTCTCCGTTCAATCGAGCGATTCGCATGAGATCGCGCGAGGCCTAGTCAACTACAACGCGGAGCAGTTGCGCCGCATCCAAGGGTGCCGGTCCGACCGAATCCAACAAATCTTGGGGCAATGCCCGTACGAAGAAGTCATCCATCGCGATAACTTGACCGTCATCTAA
- the ndk gene encoding nucleoside-diphosphate kinase — MQKTLVLLKPDCVQRRLIGEIIARFEKKGLNIIAMKMLQVTPELSKQHYAEHVSKSFYQNLEDFITSSPIVAMAIEGLEAIRVVRDMLGATNGLKAAPGTIRGDFSSSRQMNLVHASDSEESAARELALYFEASEICSYTPTLVGSFRASDET, encoded by the coding sequence ATGCAAAAGACCTTAGTACTGCTGAAACCCGATTGTGTGCAACGCCGGCTGATCGGAGAAATCATCGCTCGCTTCGAGAAGAAGGGCTTGAACATCATCGCGATGAAGATGTTGCAAGTCACTCCCGAGCTTTCGAAGCAGCATTATGCCGAGCATGTTTCCAAGTCCTTCTATCAGAACCTCGAGGACTTCATCACCTCCTCGCCGATCGTTGCCATGGCGATCGAAGGGCTCGAAGCGATTCGCGTCGTTCGCGATATGCTCGGGGCCACCAACGGTCTGAAGGCAGCCCCAGGCACGATCCGCGGCGACTTCTCCAGCTCCCGTCAAATGAATTTGGTTCACGCTTCCGATAGCGAAGAATCCGCCGCACGCGAGTTGGCGCTTTACTTCGAGGCATCGGAGATTTGCTCCTACACACCAACCCTTGTCGGTAGCTTCCGAGCTAGCGATGAAACCTAG
- the typA gene encoding translational GTPase TypA has product MRRNDIRNIVIIAHVDHGKTTMVDCLLKQSGQFRDSQLQGERILDSNDLERERGITILSKNIAIEYKGVKINLIDTPGHADFGGEVERVVRMADGALVLMDAAEGPMPQTRFVLSKALEVGVKPIVVINKIDRPDARCNEVVEEALMLLCDLGGEHFMDHFDVIFASGRSGYATLDWNKPGDNMVPLLDMMLETIPGPDVEPDAPLQLLVTNLDWSDYVGRIAIGRIQSGTLRKGQNVDVAKEDKVVPCQVQNLQMFDKLGRVDVEDAKAGDIVAVVGLENIEIGDTICNRGEVNPLPRLRVDEPTLEMIFSINTSPLAGRDGKYVTTRQLKARLEKELERNVALRVRPVEGSEAFAVRGRGVLHLSVLIETMRREGYEMSISKPRVVLKEVDGVLHEPYEVLNVEVPTDKMGPVMEMVGNRRGKIEEMTPRGEYTLLRFSIPARGLIGLRTRMLNATQGTAIIHHRFSGYQPLEADLPRRANGVLISMVPGKAIPYALFALQERSELFVAPGDDVYEGMIVGENARDNDLVVNPTKEKKLTNVRASGSDENIILKPPRQLFLEAALEYVEDDELVEVTPNVIRLRKINLRESDRRRQSKSPGELAVS; this is encoded by the coding sequence ATGCGTCGCAACGACATCCGCAATATCGTCATTATCGCTCACGTTGACCACGGCAAGACCACGATGGTCGATTGCCTTCTGAAACAAAGCGGCCAGTTCCGCGATTCGCAATTGCAGGGTGAACGGATCCTCGATAGCAACGATTTGGAACGCGAACGGGGGATCACGATCCTCTCGAAAAACATCGCGATCGAATACAAAGGTGTGAAGATCAACCTGATCGACACCCCGGGCCACGCGGACTTCGGCGGGGAAGTCGAACGGGTCGTGCGAATGGCAGACGGTGCGTTGGTCTTGATGGACGCCGCCGAAGGCCCGATGCCGCAAACCCGATTCGTTCTCTCCAAGGCCCTGGAAGTCGGCGTCAAACCGATCGTCGTGATCAATAAGATCGACAGACCGGATGCTCGATGCAACGAAGTCGTCGAAGAGGCCTTGATGCTCCTGTGCGACCTCGGCGGTGAACATTTCATGGATCACTTCGACGTGATCTTCGCCTCGGGCCGAAGCGGCTATGCAACGCTCGACTGGAACAAGCCCGGGGACAACATGGTTCCGCTGCTAGACATGATGCTCGAGACCATCCCAGGCCCCGATGTCGAGCCCGATGCACCCTTGCAACTTCTCGTAACCAACCTGGACTGGTCGGATTACGTCGGTCGAATCGCGATCGGTCGAATCCAATCCGGCACCTTGCGAAAAGGTCAAAACGTCGACGTCGCCAAAGAAGATAAAGTTGTTCCCTGCCAAGTCCAGAACTTGCAGATGTTTGACAAGCTGGGTCGCGTCGACGTCGAAGACGCCAAGGCGGGCGATATCGTCGCCGTGGTTGGCTTGGAGAACATCGAGATTGGCGACACCATTTGCAATCGAGGAGAGGTCAACCCGCTTCCTCGCCTCCGCGTCGACGAACCGACCTTGGAGATGATCTTCAGCATCAACACTTCCCCACTCGCCGGCCGAGATGGAAAGTATGTCACCACGCGGCAGCTGAAAGCTCGCCTCGAAAAAGAGCTAGAACGAAATGTCGCTTTGCGAGTCCGTCCCGTCGAAGGAAGCGAAGCCTTCGCTGTCCGTGGTCGCGGCGTGCTCCACCTTTCAGTCCTCATCGAAACGATGCGACGCGAAGGGTACGAAATGAGCATTAGCAAGCCTCGCGTCGTCTTGAAAGAAGTCGACGGCGTTTTGCACGAACCGTACGAAGTCCTCAACGTCGAAGTCCCTACCGACAAGATGGGGCCCGTCATGGAAATGGTTGGAAACCGACGAGGCAAGATCGAAGAGATGACGCCCCGAGGCGAGTACACGCTCCTCCGATTCTCCATCCCCGCGCGGGGGCTGATCGGCCTGCGAACACGCATGCTCAACGCCACCCAAGGCACGGCGATCATCCACCACCGTTTCTCCGGATACCAGCCCCTCGAAGCCGATTTGCCTCGCCGAGCCAACGGCGTCTTAATCTCCATGGTTCCGGGCAAAGCGATCCCTTACGCACTCTTCGCTCTGCAAGAACGCTCGGAACTCTTCGTTGCACCAGGGGACGATGTTTACGAAGGGATGATCGTAGGTGAGAACGCTCGCGATAACGATCTCGTCGTGAACCCGACCAAGGAAAAGAAGCTAACCAACGTCCGGGCCTCGGGCAGCGACGAGAACATCATCTTGAAGCCACCCCGCCAACTCTTCTTGGAAGCTGCTTTGGAATACGTCGAAGACGACGAATTGGTGGAAGTGACGCCAAACGTCATTCGATTGCGCAAGATTAACTTGCGAGAAAGCGATCGACGTCGCCAAAGCAAATCCCCCGGCGAACTAGCTGTCAGCTAA